CACTTAATTCTTAATTTGCCATTCTCAATTCTTAATTCTCAATTGATTTTTCTCCCCACTTGCACAATATTGACCAAAAAAATATTTTTTATTGTCGATCCCTTGCATTAACTATTAATAAAATAGACGGAGTCAGCTCTAATTTTATACTTGTATCCCGCCCTTCGAATCCCGCGGATAACAGTAATTACATGTATTTGTTACATTTTTGAAGGAGAATCAATGGATTAAACTATTTCCTTTTCCTTTCGATAATTGACTTGTCAAGCTATATCCCTTGTAATTTTAATGATCTGGCTGGCAGATCGTAAAAAAACTCTCTGGCTTGAAAATTGATAATAGTATAGAGGCAACAATAGTGAGAGATATCATGTTTCTATCGGGATTATTTATTTACGTCAGTTTGTTTATTGTATTAATGGCAATACTGATGAAGTCGGCGCCGGTCGGTTTTGAGAACGATTTAGGTTTTCATTACGGAAATAAGCTAAACGGTGAACCTGAGGAGAAAAAAGCGGCATAAGGAGAATTGACCAGCCGTTTCCCGTTTCCGGATTATAAAGCCGCAACTTTCAGGATGCATTCCTATTACCGTTCTACCTGAAGATGCAATTTAGTCATCCCTCGTAACCCATACTTAAATCTGTCCTCCTCAATTTTATTCATTTATTTTGAGCAAATCTGATTTATAAAATCAATTTTCAATATATTCCATTTGAATAAATGAATGAACTATATTCTTAGTGGTTGATTCTGAATACTGATTGACGAAGTTTTATCATTCCGTATCGATGATTAAGATTTTTTTCATTTTTTACTTTTCACTTATTACTTTATAATTGCTCATGGATAATAATAAAAAGATCTACATTGCGGGTCACAAAGGGATGGTTGGTTCTTCAATTCACAGGCGCTTGCAAAGTACCGGACATAAAAATTTTCTCATGCGTACAATCGATGAACTGGATCTCAAAAATCAATCGAAGGTTGAAGATTTATTTCAAAAAGAAAAACCGGATTACGTTATTCTCGCCGCGGCAAAGGTCGGAGGCATATTAGCAAATAATAAATACCGCGCTGAATTTCTTTACGACAATTTGATGATCGAGTCGAATATTATTAATTCAGCGTATCAAAACGGGGTTGAGAAATTAATTTTTCTCGGCAGTTCCTGTATTTACCCTAAGTTAGCTCCGCAGCCGTTAAAAGAGGAATATCTTCTTTCCGATTATCTTGAATACACAAACGAACCATACGCCATTGCCAAGATTGCCGGAATTAAACTTTGTGAAAGTTATTATAAACAATACGGCTCCAATTTTATCTCCGTCATGCCGACAAATCTTTACGGTTATTACGATAATTTTAATTTAGAGACCTCTCACGTACTTCCCGCGCTGATGCGGAAGTTTCATGAGGCGAAATTGAATAATTCAGATTCAGTTGAGATCTGGGGAACCGGGAAACCTTACCGTGAATTTCTATTTGTGGATGATCTCGCCTGTGCGGTGTTATTTCTTATGGATAAAATTAACGCTAGCGATTTGTATGACAATAATCTAACACATATAAACGTAGGTACCGGTGAAGACCTGACCATTTCTGATCTCGCCGGACTGATCCAAAAAATAGTCGGGTATAAAGGCGAGATAAAATATGACTCCTCTAAACCGGATGGGACTCCAAAAAAACTTCTCGATGTAACGCGTCTGCATAACTTCGGATGGAAACATTCGACCTCACTCGAAGAGGGCTTGAAAAAAACATACGAATGGTTTGTAAATAATTATAAATTATAAATTGTTAATTGGAAATTGTGTGGTCCTATTAAAAATATAAAAAATAATTTATCATTTATCATTGTAAATTTACCATTGACTCATGGATACAGGATTAGGTCAAAGATTATTTGATTTTGCTGTGAACGTTATAGAATATTGTAGAAAATTACCAAAAGCAAAAGAATATGAGATTATAAAATACCAACTTATAAAATCAGCTACATCGACTAGCGCCAACTATGAAGAAGCTCAGGGAGCCGTTTCAAAACCGGATTTCATCAATAAAATAAATATTGCATTAAAAGAGATCAGAGAAACAAATTACTGGATAAGAATTATTGAAAAAATTGGTTATAATTCAAGTGAATCAAAAGTAATATTACTGGAATCTGAAGAATTAAAAAAAATATTGGGATCGATATATTCAAAATCTTCCCAAAATAAATAATTTATACCATTCAAAATTAATTTATAATTTATCATTTAACATTTCTCATTGAACTATGAAAAAAGCATTAATCACAGGTATTACGGGACAGGACGGAAGTTATTTGACTGAAATTCTGCTTGAAAAGGGTTACGAGGTCCATGGTATTATTAGAAGAAGCAGTTCTTTTAATACTGGAAGAATTGATCATCTCTATAATAATCCAGAGATACTCGATAAAAAACTATTTCTTCACCATGGAGATCTGGTTGACACCAGCAATTTGAACCGCCTCCTAAATTTTGTCGAACCGGATGAGATCTATAACCTTGCCGCGCAAAGTCATGTAAAAGTTTCGTTTGAGATTCCGGACTATACAGCCCAGGTTGACGCCCTTGGTACATTAAGATTTTTAGACGCAATCCGGGAGGTCGGTTTAGGAAAGCAGACAAAATTTTACCAGGCTTCAACCTCCGAGTTATACGGTAAAGTACAGGAGATTCCCCAAAAGGAAACAACTCCATTTTATCCGCGTTCTCCATATGGTGTCGCAAAGTTATACGGCTACTGGATAGTTAAGAATTATAGAGAGGCATATAATTTATTCGCATGCAACGGTATTTTATTTAATCATGAATCACCGCGCCGGGGCGAGACATTTGTAACTCGGAAAATTACACGTGCCGCTTCAAGAATATTTCTTGGTTATCAGAAAAGTGTAAGTTTGGGAAATTTGGACTCAAAAAGAGATTGGGGTTACGCTCCGGAATATTGTGAGGGGATGTGGAGAATTCTACAGCAAAACATCGCTGAAGATTTTGTTCTCGCAACCGGAGAGACTCATACAATACGTGAATTCTGCGAGTTGACATTCAGAGAAATTGGGATTGAGATAGTATGGAAAGGGAGCGGAGAAAAAGAATCCGGAATTATTGGATCAATTAGTGAAAGTAATATAAGCAGTAAAGTAAAGATGGAACAATGTAAAGTGAAAACCGGGGATGTTATCATTGAGATTGATCCGAAGTATTACAGACCTACAGAAGTTGATCTGCTGATAGGTGATGCTTCGAAAGCAAAGAAAGAATTGGGATGGGAGTCCAAAGTTAAATTTGAAGAATTGGTAAAATTAATGATCAAGGCGGATTTGGAAAAGGTTGCTGTGAGAGGGTATTAGAATATCTAAACTTGTTGTGAGAACTATTTATTATAAAAAAAGATTATATGGAAAGTGCTACTAACAATTCCAAGAATAATTTTCTATTAACTCCAATCAAAAATAATTAAGAAATTAAATTGCATTTTCTGCTTTATTATCCCGTCCATATTTTACGGATCAACCAAGATTTATTAAATCATTTTCGGTATATTGTAATCAAATAAAAATCCACTTTTTTACCTTTATTAATACAGAATAATTTCTTGTTCTATTTTACTTGATGGTTATTAGCATGATATGCTAAGACTCTTACTGCGTTTCAATTTTTCGATAATCCTTTTTAGAAAATTTATTCATTTCTATATAAAAGGAGTTATATGAAAAACTATCAAATCTTTTTAATCCCGCTTTTTGTTTTGACTCTCATAGCATGTTCACCGGTTCATGAAACAATTCAAAGAAGCACTTACTCTCTCGATAGAGTGACTGAGATACAGCCGGGAATTGATTGTCACGGACGAGTTACTTCTCTAACTGTTAGTACTTTTAATAACAAAAAAATAATCGCCGCGTCGGAATCGGGAGGATTATTTAAGACAAATGACGGAGGTATAAGTTGGTGGCACTTAGATGGATTACCGACAATTTACGTGATGGATGTTAAATATTTACCATATGATTCAACTATAGTAATTGCAACTGCACGAGCTGATACAAAGATTGAAAATGGAGGAGGAATTTGGATTAGTAACAACGGTGGTAATTCTTGGCGCAAGTCAACTTTGAATATTCCAATAAATGATGTACGGTTTAATTCTCCCAATCCCTACGAGAAATATAGCGCTTATGGGATCTCTTTTGATTCAAGTAATAATATTTACGTGGGAACATTTTGCGGAATAGCCAAAAGTATTGATAAGGGAGAATCTTGGGAATTAATTATTCCCAGATTTGATGTAATGAATGTCGAAAGATCCCAGGATCGTATCTGGTCGGTTCTACCATTGCCGAATAATCGATTAC
The nucleotide sequence above comes from Ignavibacteriales bacterium. Encoded proteins:
- the gmd gene encoding GDP-mannose 4,6-dehydratase, translated to MKKALITGITGQDGSYLTEILLEKGYEVHGIIRRSSSFNTGRIDHLYNNPEILDKKLFLHHGDLVDTSNLNRLLNFVEPDEIYNLAAQSHVKVSFEIPDYTAQVDALGTLRFLDAIREVGLGKQTKFYQASTSELYGKVQEIPQKETTPFYPRSPYGVAKLYGYWIVKNYREAYNLFACNGILFNHESPRRGETFVTRKITRAASRIFLGYQKSVSLGNLDSKRDWGYAPEYCEGMWRILQQNIAEDFVLATGETHTIREFCELTFREIGIEIVWKGSGEKESGIIGSISESNISSKVKMEQCKVKTGDVIIEIDPKYYRPTEVDLLIGDASKAKKELGWESKVKFEELVKLMIKADLEKVAVRGY
- a CDS encoding four helix bundle protein, which encodes MDTGLGQRLFDFAVNVIEYCRKLPKAKEYEIIKYQLIKSATSTSANYEEAQGAVSKPDFINKINIALKEIRETNYWIRIIEKIGYNSSESKVILLESEELKKILGSIYSKSSQNK
- a CDS encoding GDP-L-fucose synthase, with the translated sequence MDNNKKIYIAGHKGMVGSSIHRRLQSTGHKNFLMRTIDELDLKNQSKVEDLFQKEKPDYVILAAAKVGGILANNKYRAEFLYDNLMIESNIINSAYQNGVEKLIFLGSSCIYPKLAPQPLKEEYLLSDYLEYTNEPYAIAKIAGIKLCESYYKQYGSNFISVMPTNLYGYYDNFNLETSHVLPALMRKFHEAKLNNSDSVEIWGTGKPYREFLFVDDLACAVLFLMDKINASDLYDNNLTHINVGTGEDLTISDLAGLIQKIVGYKGEIKYDSSKPDGTPKKLLDVTRLHNFGWKHSTSLEEGLKKTYEWFVNNYKL